The Methanomassiliicoccales archaeon genome has a segment encoding these proteins:
- a CDS encoding 2-dehydropantoate 2-reductase encodes MNMNIAIIGVGGVGGYFGGKLTQLLRDDPDVMIYFIARGNHLAEIRRNGLLLDTDEHQIICTPTLATEDISELPTLDLCLIAVKSYDLEEVLIRLRPKITGSTIILPLMNGVDIYERIRTIIGKGLVLPSSVYVGTHIERPGKVTQRGGACTIVFGKDPRNGNDIAGLTDTLKRANIRFSLSDNPYVEIWGKFIFIASFGLVTACYDKTMGEVLESEELSSYVMKIMKEIVDIANAKRIPLPPSIIDESFVKARNFPFGTKTSFQRDYEIPGKKDERDLFGGAIIRMGEELGINTETTKMIYELLQKGKANY; translated from the coding sequence ATGAACATGAACATCGCGATAATAGGCGTTGGCGGGGTCGGGGGATATTTTGGGGGCAAGCTCACCCAATTGCTAAGGGACGACCCAGACGTGATGATATATTTCATCGCCCGAGGAAACCATCTGGCTGAGATCAGAAGGAACGGTCTGCTCCTGGATACCGACGAACACCAAATAATATGCACGCCAACGCTTGCGACCGAGGACATCTCTGAATTGCCAACCTTGGACCTGTGTCTCATCGCCGTGAAGAGCTACGACCTGGAAGAGGTGCTCATAAGACTAAGACCTAAAATCACTGGTTCGACCATCATCCTGCCGCTTATGAACGGCGTGGACATCTACGAAAGGATACGAACGATCATCGGAAAAGGGCTCGTCCTTCCCTCCAGTGTCTATGTGGGAACACATATCGAAAGGCCGGGCAAGGTGACCCAGCGGGGAGGGGCCTGCACCATCGTGTTCGGGAAAGACCCAAGAAATGGGAACGACATCGCAGGTCTGACGGACACATTGAAACGGGCCAACATCCGATTTAGCCTATCGGACAATCCCTATGTGGAGATATGGGGAAAATTCATCTTCATTGCCTCTTTCGGCCTGGTCACGGCTTGTTACGACAAGACGATGGGCGAGGTGTTGGAATCCGAGGAACTGTCCAGCTATGTTATGAAAATAATGAAAGAGATCGTTGATATCGCCAACGCAAAACGCATACCTTTGCCCCCGTCGATCATCGATGAATCCTTCGTCAAGGCTAGAAATTTTCCTTTCGGAACTAAAACTTCATTCCAGAGAGATTATGAGATCCCAGGCAAAAAGGATGAACGGGACCTTTTCGGTGGTGCGATCATCAGAATGGGAGAAGAGCTTGGAATAAATACTGAAACTACTAAAATGATCTATGAACTTCTACAGAAAGGGAAGGCAAACTATTGA
- a CDS encoding GNAT family N-acetyltransferase, translating into MFNTTVRRIRNEELEDLLGLYGQLHEGDPDIREDPRLEEHWDNILNDPNLHYLAVEVDGKIVSSCCLAIIKNLTRAMRPYCIIENVITDRNFRKRGYGTMVLSKAVDIARERDCYKVMLLTGQKDEGTLRFYEQAGFVRGKKTGFIIDL; encoded by the coding sequence GTGTTCAACACGACCGTTAGGAGGATTCGCAATGAGGAACTGGAAGACCTGCTCGGCCTCTATGGGCAACTACATGAGGGCGACCCGGACATTAGGGAGGACCCCCGCCTGGAGGAACACTGGGACAACATCCTCAACGACCCCAACTTACACTATCTGGCGGTCGAAGTGGATGGCAAGATCGTCTCCTCCTGTTGCCTGGCCATCATCAAGAACCTCACTCGGGCCATGAGGCCGTACTGCATCATCGAGAACGTGATCACCGACCGTAACTTTAGGAAGCGGGGGTATGGCACCATGGTGCTAAGCAAAGCGGTGGACATCGCCCGGGAGCGGGATTGCTACAAGGTGATGCTCTTGACCGGCCAGAAGGACGAGGGGACCCTGAGGTTCTATGAACAGGCCGGATTCGTCCGGGGAAAGAAGACCGGGTTCATAATCGATCTTTGA
- a CDS encoding NAD(P)-dependent alcohol dehydrogenase, with translation MKAIVCDRYGLPDVLRLEEVGRPTLRDDQVLVKVHASSLNAADLELLGGAVSARITGPFRPRHRIPGSDVAGRVVEVGRKVDRLKTGDAVFGDLFTCGFGAFAEYVAVPEVALMRKPDSISFEDAATLPQAAKIALQGLRGRRPIKKGQKVLVNGAGGGMGTFAVQIAKHYGAEVTGVDSLRKHKMLLAIGADHVIDHAQVDCTTGGERYDLILDTVARRSIFDYRRVMAPDGLYVLVGGSRYAIFQALVLGPLVSIGGKRMTINPWNVDNDEDMRFLLELHERGKLSPVIDRKVTLGEVPEALTYLSKGLALGKVVVTVGNDGNL, from the coding sequence ATGAAAGCCATAGTGTGCGACAGATACGGCCTGCCGGATGTCCTCCGGCTCGAGGAGGTGGGGAGGCCCACCCTCCGGGACGACCAGGTACTGGTGAAGGTTCACGCCTCGTCACTGAACGCGGCCGATCTCGAGCTGCTGGGCGGCGCGGTCTCGGCGCGCATCACCGGTCCCTTCAGGCCACGACATCGGATACCAGGATCGGACGTCGCCGGCCGGGTCGTGGAGGTCGGAAGGAAGGTCGACCGGCTGAAAACCGGCGATGCCGTCTTCGGCGACCTGTTCACCTGCGGCTTCGGCGCTTTCGCAGAGTACGTGGCAGTACCTGAAGTTGCATTGATGCGGAAACCGGACAGCATATCCTTCGAGGACGCGGCCACCCTTCCCCAGGCGGCCAAGATCGCCCTCCAAGGCCTCCGAGGGAGGCGCCCCATCAAAAAAGGGCAGAAGGTCCTGGTCAATGGCGCCGGCGGCGGTATGGGTACGTTCGCTGTTCAGATCGCCAAGCACTATGGGGCAGAGGTGACCGGCGTTGATAGCCTGAGGAAGCACAAGATGCTTCTTGCCATCGGGGCAGACCACGTCATCGATCATGCCCAGGTCGATTGTACGACCGGCGGGGAGCGCTACGACCTCATACTGGATACGGTCGCGCGGCGGTCGATCTTCGATTACCGGCGGGTCATGGCCCCCGATGGTCTGTATGTGCTCGTGGGAGGCTCGAGATACGCTATCTTCCAGGCGCTCGTCCTAGGGCCATTGGTCTCCATCGGCGGCAAGAGGATGACCATCAACCCTTGGAACGTTGACAACGATGAGGACATGCGGTTCCTGCTCGAGCTCCATGAAAGGGGCAAGCTCTCGCCGGTCATTGATCGAAAGGTCACTCTCGGCGAGGTTCCCGAGGCTCTCACGTACCTATCAAAAGGGCTCGCCCTAGGGAAAGTGGTGGTAACTGTCGGAAATGATGGGAATCTCTAA
- a CDS encoding NAD(P)-dependent alcohol dehydrogenase — MKAIVITGSGAPEVLELREVEKPTPRDNEMLVRVHASTVTIGDAILRKLPRFVMGPMMVVMGMKMKKIAGHELAGTVEAVGKEIRSFQIGDHVFGTTTGLKCGANAEYVCIPGEGGKGAVAMKPANVSFGEAAAIPIGGMTALQILRLRNIGKGDRVLIYGASGSVGTYAVQLAKCYGGHVTGVCSGANLDLVRSIGADEVIDYTKEDFRKNGKTYDVIFDTVRKLKRSSCDRSLGENGVFLSTWSPTRESNEDLVRLKELVEAGRLRPVIDRTYPLEDVPEAHRYVDKGHKRGNVVITVVGDNYA, encoded by the coding sequence ATGAAAGCCATAGTGATAACGGGAAGCGGGGCGCCCGAGGTCCTTGAGCTCAGGGAGGTGGAAAAGCCCACCCCCCGGGACAATGAGATGTTGGTCCGGGTCCACGCCTCGACGGTGACCATCGGGGACGCCATCCTCCGCAAGCTGCCCCGATTCGTTATGGGCCCGATGATGGTCGTGATGGGCATGAAGATGAAGAAGATCGCAGGTCATGAGCTTGCCGGTACAGTCGAGGCGGTGGGCAAGGAAATTCGGTCGTTCCAGATCGGCGACCATGTCTTCGGAACGACCACCGGCCTCAAGTGTGGCGCCAACGCCGAATATGTCTGCATCCCCGGGGAGGGCGGAAAGGGGGCGGTGGCCATGAAACCGGCCAACGTATCCTTCGGGGAAGCCGCCGCCATCCCGATCGGGGGGATGACCGCGCTCCAGATACTCAGGCTGCGGAACATCGGGAAAGGGGATAGGGTCCTCATCTATGGGGCGTCCGGTTCCGTGGGCACCTACGCCGTGCAGCTAGCGAAGTGCTACGGGGGACACGTGACTGGGGTCTGCAGCGGTGCGAACCTCGACCTGGTGAGGTCGATCGGTGCCGATGAGGTGATCGACTACACCAAAGAGGATTTCAGGAAGAACGGGAAGACCTACGACGTCATCTTCGACACCGTGAGGAAGCTCAAGAGGTCGAGCTGCGACCGGTCCCTGGGTGAAAACGGGGTCTTCCTATCGACGTGGTCCCCCACCAGGGAGTCGAATGAGGACCTGGTCCGACTCAAAGAGCTCGTGGAGGCGGGAAGGTTAAGGCCGGTGATCGACAGGACGTATCCGTTGGAGGATGTCCCGGAGGCGCACCGGTATGTCGACAAGGGACACAAGAGGGGCAATGTGGTTATAACCGTGGTCGGTGATAATTATGCCTGA
- a CDS encoding DUF6326 family protein, giving the protein MEQHQTIGKDKVERTNGKGLEATPGPVLEQLRIPVQVKLAGLWAAVMFMYIYVDIIGFFKPGTIAEILAGKAWIFDIDQTWLLLSLMLMTLPVIMVCVSLMLPAKMNRYANIGLGTFQIMTALGFSSGEVNAYYVFGTVVEVIILAMIIWVAWKWPRVQRDGAVRSAQGLDVLNA; this is encoded by the coding sequence GTGGAACAGCATCAAACGATCGGAAAGGACAAGGTCGAGAGGACGAACGGGAAGGGACTGGAAGCGACGCCGGGGCCGGTCCTGGAACAGTTGAGGATACCGGTCCAGGTCAAGCTGGCGGGGTTGTGGGCCGCCGTGATGTTCATGTACATCTACGTGGACATCATCGGATTCTTTAAACCGGGGACGATAGCAGAAATTCTGGCAGGTAAGGCCTGGATCTTCGACATCGATCAAACGTGGCTGCTGCTGAGCCTGATGTTGATGACCCTGCCGGTCATAATGGTCTGCGTCTCCCTGATGTTGCCGGCCAAGATGAACCGGTATGCGAACATCGGTCTGGGCACGTTCCAGATCATGACCGCGTTAGGGTTCAGTTCGGGAGAGGTCAATGCCTATTACGTCTTCGGGACCGTCGTGGAGGTCATTATCCTAGCCATGATCATTTGGGTGGCATGGAAGTGGCCCAGGGTCCAAAGGGACGGGGCGGTAAGGAGCGCACAAGGGTTGGACGTCCTGAACGCGTGA
- a CDS encoding helix-turn-helix domain-containing protein: MAMRTLTLEIEPFEAVKEEMAETFAMVSSYSILETLKMDYKEGICIEIIEFTLKEGVSIQDLRKVGNMDILSVLKSTDNRHTCLIRYTEPEETKGQFQESDLGLVHTIPTIVSPEKLTISMMGERKNLSDFIEMIRNAGTIRKMSFRRAAYHSADILAVLTDKQREVMVMAFQNGYYDYPKRISSERLCRKVGISKPTLLQHMRKAEGRIFKEIITGRF, encoded by the coding sequence ATGGCCATGAGGACCCTCACCCTGGAGATCGAGCCCTTCGAGGCTGTAAAAGAGGAAATGGCCGAGACCTTTGCCATGGTCAGTTCCTACTCGATACTTGAGACCCTGAAGATGGACTACAAGGAAGGCATATGCATCGAGATCATTGAGTTCACGCTGAAGGAGGGGGTGTCGATCCAGGATCTCAGGAAGGTAGGCAACATGGACATCCTGAGCGTCCTGAAATCCACCGACAACAGACATACCTGCCTTATCCGATACACGGAACCGGAAGAGACCAAGGGGCAGTTCCAGGAATCCGACCTCGGTCTGGTCCACACCATACCGACGATCGTTTCTCCGGAGAAATTGACCATCAGCATGATGGGGGAGCGGAAGAACCTGTCCGATTTCATCGAGATGATCAGGAACGCCGGCACCATACGGAAGATGTCCTTCAGAAGGGCCGCCTACCATAGCGCCGACATCCTGGCGGTCCTGACCGACAAACAGCGGGAGGTGATGGTGATGGCATTTCAGAATGGCTATTACGACTATCCCAAGCGGATCAGCAGCGAACGCCTGTGCCGGAAGGTGGGCATCAGCAAACCCACCCTATTGCAGCACATGAGGAAGGCGGAGGGGCGGATATTCAAGGAGATCATCACCGGGCGCTTCTGA
- a CDS encoding fibronectin type III domain-containing protein, whose protein sequence is MRSRSLTIMALALMLSLASVSGLAYGGDGALSVAQTNDIVMKAPLATSYIGDSVDGSIVIYYFWAIGCSHCAATEPFIDSLAAKYTQVTFLKLEITHNRTNYLQFLDFNNAFSTGRTTTPSVFIENEVALIGPDEIRADLESTILRLTQVDPPSAPQFLVANAGNGGVSLTWSTPADNGGAVITGYDVYRGYVSGGQESTPIAALGNVLAYTDTGLTNGVTYYYRVSAVNSDGAGERSNEAAATPATTPSAPSLTSATPGNGQVVLIWASPSGNGGSIITNYRVYRGIASGYETLLTTVGDVLTYTDSGLDNDQTYCYRVSAVNGAGDGPVSDQLSATPVGPPTTPQNFQVSPGDGCINLSWQAPASNGGSVITNYELWRGISPGEESFLTDVYPNLWFNDTGLTNGQTYYYIIRAENAQGSAPSSNEVYAIPGKAPTAPTAPRSLTATAGNGQIILTWSVPANNGGSTVTNYNVYRSMTSGSETLFLTLGSALTYTDRGLTNCQTYYYEVSAVNSVGEGPRSVESSATPATVPTAPQNLQASRGDGYINLSWQAPFYDGCSVITNYELWRGVSSDAETILTDAYPNLWFNDTDQINGQTYHYKVRAVNAQGPGPESNEVNITSIGTAVAPSVPQDFVVTSGDGQVLLSWNAPPSNGSAAISGYLIFRGTSPASMTLLNTVTSTSYTDTGLTNGQVYYYRVCAFSSAGNGTMTDVLDSTPKGGFSTDLTIGMVIAAAAIDSINPCAISVMIFLLMFLTSLGNKRRVLLVGIAYIVTVFLVYLIAGIGLLAFLQSTAMTRYVYYGAAVLSIAIGVINIKDYIFPGNKPTVAIPESRKPLIKKYIEKASIPAAVVLGAMVSMFELPCTGGIYLAILSLLGDNMTAAQGMPYLVLYNLIFVLPLAAILVIIYFGVSAQKANEWRLEKRSKLRLVIGAVMLLLGTVMLFGVI, encoded by the coding sequence ATGAGGTCGCGTTCGCTGACGATCATGGCATTGGCGTTGATGCTTTCGCTAGCATCCGTCTCAGGCCTTGCCTATGGCGGTGACGGCGCGCTCTCCGTAGCACAGACGAACGATATCGTGATGAAAGCGCCGCTGGCAACTTCATACATCGGAGACAGCGTCGATGGAAGCATCGTCATCTACTATTTCTGGGCGATCGGCTGCTCACACTGTGCGGCAACGGAGCCGTTCATCGATAGCCTTGCCGCAAAATATACTCAAGTCACCTTTCTGAAACTGGAGATAACCCATAACCGTACCAACTATCTGCAGTTCTTGGATTTCAACAACGCCTTCAGCACCGGGCGCACGACGACTCCTTCTGTCTTCATAGAGAACGAGGTGGCACTGATAGGTCCGGATGAGATCAGGGCTGACCTGGAATCGACCATACTGCGATTGACCCAGGTCGATCCGCCTTCCGCACCTCAATTCCTGGTTGCGAATGCCGGGAATGGAGGCGTCTCTCTAACCTGGTCCACGCCGGCAGACAATGGCGGCGCAGTTATCACTGGATATGATGTGTATCGAGGATATGTCTCCGGCGGGCAGGAATCGACCCCGATCGCAGCTCTGGGAAACGTACTGGCTTACACCGACACCGGTCTGACGAACGGCGTCACCTATTATTACAGGGTGAGCGCGGTAAATTCTGATGGAGCGGGGGAACGATCCAACGAAGCCGCCGCCACTCCGGCCACAACACCTTCGGCACCGAGCCTAACCTCGGCCACTCCAGGCAACGGTCAGGTGGTACTAATCTGGGCGTCTCCAAGTGGTAATGGTGGAAGCATTATCACCAATTATAGGGTGTACCGCGGGATCGCATCCGGGTATGAGACGCTCCTGACCACCGTTGGCGACGTTCTAACATACACCGATTCCGGGCTCGATAACGACCAGACCTATTGTTACCGGGTAAGCGCAGTGAACGGCGCAGGAGACGGACCTGTGTCGGATCAGCTCAGTGCCACTCCTGTCGGACCGCCAACCACTCCTCAGAACTTTCAGGTAAGTCCTGGTGACGGCTGTATCAATCTATCTTGGCAAGCACCTGCCAGCAACGGTGGCAGCGTCATCACCAACTATGAGCTGTGGCGGGGTATATCCCCAGGTGAAGAATCGTTCCTGACCGATGTCTATCCGAACCTCTGGTTCAACGATACTGGCCTGACAAACGGTCAGACCTATTACTACATCATAAGGGCCGAAAATGCACAGGGATCGGCACCGAGTTCAAATGAGGTCTACGCCATACCAGGCAAAGCTCCGACCGCGCCAACCGCGCCTCGATCCCTGACCGCCACCGCCGGCAACGGTCAGATCATCCTGACCTGGTCCGTGCCAGCGAACAACGGCGGTTCAACGGTCACAAACTACAACGTCTATCGCTCCATGACATCTGGCAGCGAGACCCTGTTCCTCACCCTGGGAAGCGCTCTGACCTATACCGATAGAGGTCTGACCAACTGCCAGACCTACTATTACGAAGTGAGCGCGGTGAACTCGGTAGGGGAGGGGCCGAGGTCTGTCGAGTCCAGTGCCACCCCTGCAACCGTACCTACCGCGCCCCAAAACCTCCAGGCCAGCCGCGGCGACGGCTACATCAACCTCAGCTGGCAGGCTCCGTTCTACGACGGTTGCTCCGTCATCACCAACTATGAGCTATGGAGGGGGGTTTCCTCTGACGCAGAGACGATCCTGACCGACGCATATCCGAACCTCTGGTTCAATGATACTGACCAGATCAACGGTCAGACCTATCACTATAAAGTGCGGGCGGTGAACGCCCAAGGCCCGGGACCGGAATCCAACGAGGTGAACATCACCTCCATCGGGACGGCCGTTGCTCCTTCCGTTCCTCAGGACTTTGTCGTCACCTCAGGGGACGGGCAAGTCCTTCTGTCATGGAATGCGCCACCGTCCAACGGATCGGCCGCGATATCGGGTTACTTGATCTTCCGGGGAACGAGCCCGGCCTCGATGACGCTATTAAACACGGTAACTTCGACTTCGTACACAGACACCGGTCTCACAAACGGTCAGGTCTACTATTACCGGGTTTGTGCCTTCAGCTCGGCCGGCAATGGCACGATGACCGATGTGCTCGATTCCACACCCAAAGGTGGGTTTTCGACGGACCTGACGATAGGGATGGTCATAGCTGCGGCAGCGATAGACAGCATCAATCCCTGCGCCATAAGTGTCATGATATTCCTGCTGATGTTCCTTACCAGCCTCGGGAACAAGAGGCGGGTGCTTCTGGTCGGCATCGCCTACATCGTCACCGTATTCCTCGTCTATCTCATCGCTGGGATCGGTTTGCTGGCCTTCCTGCAATCCACGGCAATGACCAGGTACGTTTACTATGGGGCAGCCGTGCTATCAATAGCGATAGGCGTCATCAACATAAAGGACTACATTTTCCCGGGCAACAAACCCACCGTGGCCATTCCGGAATCCAGGAAGCCATTGATCAAGAAATACATCGAGAAGGCCAGCATCCCGGCGGCAGTGGTGCTGGGGGCGATGGTGAGCATGTTCGAGCTCCCTTGCACCGGAGGCATATACCTGGCGATACTGAGCCTGCTGGGCGACAACATGACCGCCGCTCAGGGCATGCCCTACCTGGTACTGTACAACCTCATCTTTGTGCTGCCCCTTGCGGCAATATTGGTGATAATCTACTTCGGGGTCTCGGCGCAAAAGGCCAATGAATGGCGCCTGGAGAAGAGAAGCAAACTCAGGCTCGTGATAGGCGCGGTGATGCTACTTCTCGGTACGGTGATGCTCTTCGGGGTGATCTGA
- a CDS encoding right-handed parallel beta-helix repeat-containing protein → MRTKFLTAIISIALLISVFGTSMASATLTTSTPIVINGNTDLDSYPGAGTASDPKVIANLSIDGSGGAGISITNVNLYVTIFNCTIYNANYGIQIVGSSNILVDNNTITGAAGTHGIYLDSSTATLERNKLTGCSIELRHVDSNSGVQAYIDATAISSTNTVNGAAVFFLKNQNMDNASVPSGAGEVILLNVTYANVNGLNNHGGVVIFWSSHITVENSVITGAYDAIYSFSSNYCTYTNNQIVDAWHAGIRLYLSSHNAVSGTVVTHQVVYSTAYGIVVMYSTNNVIAGSTVKDTFDGIALSYSNNNNVTDSRVNHSTGNGIYIEASNNNNVSNNIVNGSSFRGIFTQLSNGNVLYNNTVVGALDCGISLWKSFGNTVNRNKIFNSLDYGINLTECTGAVDLIYTNVLIGNNGSTSVYSADHIQAHDDASNRWNGTIGNYWGDWATPDANKDGIVDSSYAIAGGLSVDNHPVALSVKILSPPSNLYTNATSIVLSGTTTGYIIADVTWHNLVSGASGQGSGISSWTATATLVLGINNITVNATDSQGLMVSDNVTIVLKTLGSNLTIIMPSNNSYNTTGSVKVQWNTSEAASLIDKTEISSDGTTWTPVTGNSTILTLADGAYTVTVKVTDKAGNVNQTSVAFTVDTVKPVVVITSPSNNSKNTTGSVTVNWTSSDATSGIDKTEISTDGTTWTTVTGNSHVLTLADGTYTTYVKVTDKAGNFNQTSVTFTVDTVKPVVVVISPANNSYNNTGTVTVLWNDSGVVDIAKTEISTDGTTWTPVTGNSTVLTLADGAYQVHIKVTDNAGNVNQTSVAFTVDTVKPVVVITSPSNNTVNITGSVTVSWEASDATSGIDKVELSTDGTTWTNVTGNSRVLTLADGPYTITVKATDKAGNVNQTSVSLTVESSTPTVTDKTPIGNVVPRGATIAVQFSEPMNKTATTISVNGVIRVLTWNGNNATYTPSSALAYNTTYTVTVSGKDLSGKELATVSWSFTTMKDEGKITCTLKDASGKAVAGAKVTLSNGMSATTDANGYFELKNVTSGSYTLTISKDGYKTVTQSVSTAAGETTALGTLSALASESSSDNTLLIAGGAIGIIALLAAAFLLLQRRKKK, encoded by the coding sequence ATGAGGACCAAGTTTCTGACAGCCATAATATCCATTGCCTTGCTGATTAGCGTGTTTGGCACGTCGATGGCGAGCGCTACGCTCACCACATCGACCCCAATCGTAATTAATGGCAACACTGACCTTGACAGCTATCCGGGAGCCGGAACGGCCTCGGACCCGAAGGTCATCGCCAACCTCAGCATCGACGGCAGTGGGGGCGCGGGCATATCGATTACCAACGTCAACCTGTATGTTACGATCTTCAATTGCACCATATACAATGCTAATTATGGTATCCAGATCGTCGGATCAAGTAACATACTCGTAGACAACAACACCATCACCGGAGCGGCAGGGACTCACGGCATCTATCTAGATTCCAGCACCGCCACCCTGGAGAGGAACAAGCTCACCGGTTGCTCGATCGAGCTTAGGCACGTCGACAGCAACAGCGGCGTTCAAGCCTACATCGACGCCACGGCGATCTCATCCACCAACACCGTCAACGGCGCGGCCGTGTTCTTCCTTAAGAACCAGAACATGGACAACGCCTCGGTCCCCTCCGGGGCAGGCGAGGTCATCCTGCTGAACGTTACCTACGCTAACGTCAACGGATTGAACAACCACGGCGGAGTAGTAATCTTCTGGAGCTCTCACATCACGGTCGAGAACAGCGTGATCACCGGCGCGTACGACGCGATCTACTCGTTCTCGTCCAACTACTGTACCTACACCAACAACCAGATCGTGGATGCCTGGCACGCCGGCATTCGGCTGTACCTGTCGTCGCACAACGCTGTATCCGGTACCGTCGTCACTCACCAGGTCGTGTACAGCACTGCGTACGGCATAGTGGTGATGTATTCAACGAACAATGTCATCGCCGGCAGCACCGTCAAAGACACATTCGATGGTATAGCCCTATCTTATTCTAACAACAACAATGTCACCGATAGCAGAGTGAATCATTCAACCGGGAACGGCATATACATCGAGGCATCGAACAACAACAACGTCTCCAATAACATCGTGAACGGTTCATCGTTCAGAGGCATATTCACCCAGCTGTCCAACGGCAATGTCCTCTACAACAATACCGTCGTCGGTGCCCTGGATTGCGGTATCAGCCTGTGGAAGTCCTTCGGCAATACCGTCAACAGGAACAAGATCTTCAATTCCTTGGACTACGGCATCAACCTGACGGAATGCACCGGGGCTGTCGATCTTATCTACACCAATGTGCTGATCGGCAACAACGGCAGCACCTCGGTGTACAGCGCGGACCATATCCAGGCCCATGACGACGCCTCCAACCGCTGGAATGGAACGATCGGCAACTATTGGGGCGACTGGGCCACTCCCGACGCCAACAAGGACGGGATAGTCGATTCGTCATACGCCATCGCCGGGGGCCTATCCGTTGACAACCACCCAGTGGCCCTCTCGGTGAAGATCCTTTCACCCCCTTCGAACCTGTACACTAACGCGACCAGCATAGTTCTGTCGGGAACAACCACGGGTTACATCATCGCCGACGTCACCTGGCACAATCTGGTCTCCGGAGCGTCCGGTCAGGGCAGCGGAATAAGCTCATGGACCGCGACGGCCACATTGGTGTTGGGCATCAACAACATCACCGTCAACGCGACCGACAGCCAGGGCTTGATGGTCAGCGACAATGTGACCATCGTCCTCAAGACGCTCGGATCGAACCTGACCATCATCATGCCGAGCAACAACTCGTACAACACCACCGGCTCGGTGAAGGTGCAATGGAACACCAGCGAGGCCGCGTCCTTGATCGACAAGACCGAGATAAGCTCTGACGGAACGACCTGGACACCAGTGACCGGGAACAGCACCATCCTCACGTTGGCTGATGGCGCCTACACCGTGACCGTCAAGGTCACCGACAAAGCGGGCAACGTCAACCAGACCTCCGTTGCCTTCACCGTCGACACGGTCAAGCCGGTAGTCGTGATAACCTCCCCGAGCAACAACTCGAAGAACACCACCGGCTCGGTGACCGTCAACTGGACCTCCAGCGATGCCACGTCCGGCATCGACAAGACCGAGATCAGCACCGACGGAACGACCTGGACCACCGTGACCGGGAACAGCCACGTACTCACCCTGGCCGACGGAACCTACACCACATACGTCAAGGTGACCGACAAGGCCGGCAACTTCAACCAGACCTCCGTAACCTTCACCGTCGATACGGTCAAGCCGGTCGTCGTCGTCATCTCTCCGGCCAATAATTCGTACAACAACACTGGCACCGTGACGGTGCTTTGGAACGACAGCGGGGTAGTGGATATTGCCAAGACCGAGATCAGCACCGACGGAACGACCTGGACACCAGTGACCGGGAACAGCACCGTTCTGACCCTGGCCGATGGCGCCTACCAGGTGCACATCAAGGTGACCGACAATGCAGGCAACGTCAACCAGACTTCCGTTGCCTTCACCGTCGACACGGTCAAGCCAGTAGTCGTGATAACCTCGCCGAGCAACAACACCGTAAACATCACCGGCTCGGTGACTGTGAGCTGGGAAGCCAGCGATGCCACCTCCGGCATCGACAAGGTCGAGCTCAGCACTGACGGAACGACCTGGACCAACGTGACCGGGAACAGCCGCGTCCTCACCTTGGCCGACGGCCCATACACCATAACCGTCAAGGCGACCGACAAGGCCGGCAACGTCAACCAGACGTCGGTGTCGCTGACCGTCGAATCGTCAACGCCGACGGTCACCGACAAGACCCCGATCGGAAACGTCGTCCCCAGGGGCGCCACCATCGCCGTCCAGTTCAGTGAGCCGATGAACAAGACCGCCACGACCATCTCGGTCAACGGCGTCATCAGAGTGCTGACCTGGAACGGCAACAACGCCACCTACACGCCCTCCTCGGCGCTGGCCTATAACACCACCTATACCGTCACGGTCAGCGGTAAGGACCTGTCCGGGAAGGAGCTCGCCACCGTAAGCTGGTCGTTCACCACGATGAAGGACGAGGGCAAGATAACCTGCACCCTGAAGGATGCCAGCGGCAAGGCGGTGGCCGGCGCAAAGGTCACGCTGAGCAACGGCATGAGCGCCACCACCGACGCCAACGGGTACTTTGAGCTCAAGAACGTGACGTCCGGCTCATATACGCTGACGATCAGCAAGGATGGGTACAAGACGGTCACGCAGAGCGTATCCACCGCAGCCGGAGAGACGACCGCCCTGGGAACACTGAGCGCACTGGCCAGCGAGTCCAGCAGTGACAACACGCTGCTGATCGCCGGAGGGGCCATCGGCATCATAGCGTTGCTGGCCGCCGCGTTCCTGCTGCTGCAGAGGCGCAAGAAGAAGTGA